DNA from Bacillus sp. (in: firmicutes):
TGCAACATTAAGAGGTTTAAACCAATTGTGGGGCTTAGGTCTAACATTAGATGAGCTTGCTGAACTAGGAGCGGAAATTGGTTCAGATGTTTCTTTTTGCGTGTATGGTGGTACGGCGATAGCGTCTGGGCGGGGTGAAAAAATTGAGCATATTGCCCCGCCGCCGCCATGCTGGGTCATTTTAGCCAAACCTACTATCGGCGTTTCGACAGCAGAAGTTTACCGGAATTTAAAGCTGGATCAAGTAGAGCATCCCGATCTTGATGCAATGGTAAAGGCTATTCAAAATCATGATTTCAAAGGAATTTGTAAAAATGTTGGCAATGTTTTAGAGAGTGTTACATTAAAACTTCATCCAGAGGTCAGCCATATTAAAGCGCAGATGCAGCGTTTTGGGGCAGATGCTGTCTTAATGAGCGGCAGCGGGCCAACCGTTTATGGACTAGTCCAATACCAATCACGCCTGCAACGAATTTACAATGGATTAAGGGGATTTTGTGATCAGGTGTATGCAGTTCGGATGTTAGGGCATAGAAATGAACGGTAAAACTTGCCGGCCCTTGATTAAATCCGTATAAAAATGATATAGTAACTATAAAATATTCGGGTTTTAGGGGGTGTACGGGAATGAAAATTAGGCGAAGCGGGAGATTAGTAGATATGACAAGCTATTTGTTAGATCATCCCCGCCACTTAGTATCACTTTCTTTTTTCGCGGATCGATATGGAGCAGCAAAATCATCCATTAGTGAAGATTTAGCCATTATTAAACAAACATTTGAAGAGCAAGGAATTGGTTCTTTACATACAGTACCCGGAGCAGCAGGCGGGGTCAAATATATACCACATGCTTCAGAAACGGAAGCCCACCAGTTTATCGGAATGCTGCAGGAGCAGATTGCGGAGTCAGATCGCTTGCTTCCGGGCGGATATTTATATTTAAATGATTTATTGGGAAATCCGCGAATTGTAAATAAAATTGGTCGGTTATTTGCTTCTGTTTTTGCGAATAGAAAAATTGACGTCGTCATGACGGTGGCAACGAAAGGAATCTCCATTGCCTATGCGGTCGCCTCCTATTTGGATGTTCCAGTTGTTATTGTACGCCGTGATAGTAAAGTGACGGAAGGCTCAACTGTAAGTATTAATTATGTCTCTGGCTCAACGAAGAGAATTCAAAATATGGTACTATCAAGAAGAAGCTTGGCAGAAGGCTCGCATGTTCTTATTGTTGATGACTTTATGAAAGCCGGGGGAACGATTAACGGCATGATTAGCATGCTTGAAGAATTCAATGCTACTGTCGCTGGAATTGGCGTGTTAGTAGAGGCTGAAGATACGGAAGAACGTTTAGTAGATGAATATATTTCATTAATACGTTTATCGAAAGTGAATGTAAAGGAAAAGCAGATTGAAGTGGAAGAAGGGAATTATTTTAAATTTGCTAAACCATTGAGTATAGAAATGTAATCGATCAAGGAGGAATAGGAAATGAAAGCAGTTCAAACAGAAAACGCACCAGCAGCGATTGGACCGTATTCACAAGGAATTATTGTCAATAATCTATTTTATAGCTCTGGGCAAATTCCACTAACACCAGCGGGAGTAGTGGTCACTGGCGATATTGAAGCACAAACACATCAAGTTTTTGCTAATTTAAAGGCTGTTTTAGCTGAAGCGGGGGCATCATTAGATACGGTTATTAAAACGACTGTTTTTATTAAAGATATGAATGATTTTGCTAGACTAAATGAAGTATATGCTGAATATTTCAAGAATCATAAGCCCGCAAGATCATGTGTAGAAGTAGCTAGACTTCCAAAGGATGCATTAGTAGAAATCGAGGTTGTAGCCTTAGTTAAATAATAGTTTGTTCACAAAATGTCCAACTTTTGCTATATAAGTTGGATTTTTTTTGTAAATTTTTTGTGAACAAGAAGGATTTGCCTGAAATTTGTTGAATTACTGGTAATATGTTTTTATTTAGGGAAAAGGTGGTGATACAGATGGAAGTAACTGACGTAAGATTACGCCGCGTGAACACCGAAGGACGCATGAGAGCCATCGCCTCCATTACGCTTGATCATGAATTTGTTGTTCATGATATTCGAGTCATTGATGGGAATAACGGTTTATTTGTGGCTATGCCAAGTAAACGCACTCCTGACGGGGAATTCCGTGATATAGCTCATCCAATTAATTCTTCCACGCGTGGAAAAATTCAAGATGCAGTTTTAGCAGAGTATCATCGTTTAGGAGAGCTTAATGAAGTGGAATATGAAGAGGCTGGAGCTTCGTAAAAATTAGAATTTAAAAACAAAGGCTGTCTCAATAGTATCTAGTGTAAGTACCCTATTTTTGCAATTGGTATGTGTTACTAGGTTCTTTTGAGGCAGCCTTTTTTAATATATTTTTATAGAAATGTTGAAATACATAGTTTTTTACGATATATTCGAAGGTGGTAAAAAGGTGACGAGTGGGGGTTTGCTATGAATCGTTATGCCGTTATTTTAGCAGCTGGTCAAGGAACAAGGATGAAATCAAAGCTTTATAAAGTGTTGCATCCTGTATGTGGAAAGCCGATGGTCGAGCATGTCATTGATCATGTTGCTAAGCTTAATATGAAAAAAATTGTGACAGTTATTGGCCATGGGGCGGAAAAGGTGAAGCAATATTTAGGAGAAAAATGCGAGTATGTTCTTCAAGAAGAGCAGCTTGGTACTGCACACGCGGTTAGACAAGCAGATTCCCTTCTCAGTGATAAAGAAGGAACAACCCTTGTCATTTGTGGTGATACACCTTTAATTACCCCTGACACAATGAAAGCTCTTTTCGAGCATCATACAAAAACAAATGCGAAAGCGACTATTTTAACTGCCTATTCCGACAATCCAACTGGATATGGACGAATTATTCGGGGTGAGAGTGGATTAGTAGAAAAGATTGTTGAGCATAAAGATGCGAATGAAAGCGAGCTAAAGGTAAAAGAGATTAATACTGGCACTTACTGTTTTGATAATTTATCCCTTTTTCAGGCTCTTAAAGAAGTAAAAAATGATAATGTGCAAGGGGAGTATTATTTACCTGATGTGATTGAAATTTTGAAAAATAAAGGTGAAACAATCTCAGCTTATCAAACAGATGATATGGAAGAAACTTTAGGTGTAAATGATAGAATTGCCCTTTCAGAGGCTGAGAATATTATGAAGCGGCGTCTCAATACATTCCATATGAAAAATGGGGTAACGATTATTGATCCTGCTAATACTTATATATCAGCAGAAGCGATAATTGGAAGTGATACGGTTATCTATCCAGGGACTGTCATAAAAGGGAAAACTATTATCGGTGCTGATTGCACCATCGGTCCAAATAGTGAAATTGATAACTGTAATATAGGTGAAAGAACTGTTGTGCGCCACTCTGCGGCTTATGATAGCGAAATCGGCAATGATGTAAACATCGGCCCATTTGCCCATATTAGACCGCAATCTACTTTACACGATGAGGTAAAGATTGGCAACTTTGTTGAGGTCAAGAAATCTATTTTAGGAATAGGAAGCAAGGTCTCCCATCTTAGCTATATTGGCGATGCCGAGGTTGGCAAGGATGTGAATATCGGCTGTGGTTCGATTACTGTTAACTATGATGGCGAGAAAAAGCATATAACGAAAATAGAGGACGGTGTATTTGTTGGCTGCAATACGAATTTAGTTGCACCAGTAACCGTCGGGAAAGATTCTTTTATTGCGGCAGGGTCAACAATTACAGAAGATGTCCCTGAGAGCAGTTTATCAATTGCTCGCGCAAGACAAGTTAATAAAATCGGATATATTGAAAATAAAAAAAATAATAAATAAAAATTTTTACGGAGGGTTTTTTCTAAAATGCCAAACCAATATCTTGACCCAAATTTAAAAGTGTTTACTCTAAACTCCAATCCTCGTTTAGCTTATGAAATTGTTGAACATATTGGAATTGAAATGGGAAAATGCTCTGTTTCTCGTTTTAGCGATGGAGAAGTACAAATCAACATTGATGAAAGTATTCGCGGTTGTGATGTGTATGTTGTGCAGCCGACAAGTGCACCTGTTAATGAGCATTTGATGGAAGTGTTAATTATGATTGATGCGCTTAAACGCGCTTCGGCAAAAACAATTAATGTTGTAATGCCGTATTATGGCTATGCTCGTCAGGACCGCAAGGCACGTGCCCGTGAGCCGATTACTTCCAAATTAGTTGCAAACTTACTTGAAACAGCTGGTGCATCACGTGTCATCCTTCTTGATCTACACGCACCGCAAATTCAAGGGTTCTTTGATATTCAAGTTGACCATTTACAGGCTGTGCCGATTTTAACTGAATATTTTCAAGCGAAGAACTTAGAGGATATTGTCGTAGTTTCACCTGACCATGGCGGTGTAACACGGGCAAGAAGGATGGCAGACCGTTTGAAGGCGCCAATTGCGATTATTGATAAACGCCGTCCACGTCCAAATGTCGCGGAAATTATGAACATCGTCGGTAACATTGAAGGCAAAACAGCCATTCTAATCGATGATATTATTGATACGGCTGGAACAATAACCCTTGCTGCCAATGCGCTTGTAGACCATGGTGCAAAAGAGGTATATGCATGCTGTTCACACCCAGTTCTATCTGGCCCGGCAATGGATCGCATTATGAATTCAAAAATTAAAGAGCTTGTCGTTACAAACACGATTGCAATTCCGGAGGAAAAGATGATTCCAAAGCTTGTTCAGCTTTCGGTTGCGCCATTAATAAGTGAGGCGATTATTCGTGTTCATGAAGAACAATCAGTAAGTACCTTGTTCGATTAATCACAACAATGCCGTCCATTTTTTAAAAAAATAATGTTTGCTTTTCAATCCTTTTGGAGAAATTGATAGATAGGGATAAAAAATACGATTGAAAAAGGTGATTATCTTTGTCTACAATTTCCGCAATGAAAAGAGAAGACTTTAAAAAATCAGCGCTTACGACGCTTCGTCGCGGTGGTAAAATACCTGCTGTTGTTTATGGGAAAAACAAGCCTACAAAACATATTTATTTTGACTCACTTGAATTTATGAAGACAATGAGGAAGTCTGGTAGGAACGGAATCATCCAACTTAAAGTTGAAAATGATAATCCTGAGTCTGTTATGCTTCACGATGTGCAAATAAATCCACTTAACGGTGAAGTGGTCCATGCCGACTTTTTCATTGTAAATATGGCTTCGGAAATTGACGTTGAAGTCATTGTTAATTTAATTGGCGACGCACAGGGAATAAAAGATGGTGGCACACTGCAACAGCCATTGTACAAGGTGTCTGTACGTTGTTTACCAGGTGATATTCCAGAAAAAATTGATATCGATATTACACAGTATAATATTGGTGATGTTATTACCGTCCGTGATATTAAGATTGATGGCAAATATGAAATTATTGATGATGGTGACACCGTTATTGCTTCAATTCTCGCACCAAAGGTTGAAGATGAAGTTGGCAGCGGCGAGGTTCAAGACGAGGGCGGAGCAAAAGACATTGATGAAAATTCGAATACTGAGGTAGAAAAATGATATAATAAGACGTAGCTAAAACATGGCTACGTCTTTTAGATTTTATTTAGCAGCTGTAAGGAGAGGTAATAAACTTGAAATATATCGTTGGTTTAGGTAATCCAGGCAAAAATTATGAAAAGACAAGACATAATGTCGGCTTTATGGTCATTGATGAGCTTTGTCGGCGTTGGAATTTACCGTTAAATAAAGAAAAGTTTAAAGGAATTTATGGAATGGGCACGATAAATGGCGAAAAGGTCATATTATTAAAGCCGCTAACATATATGAATTTATCAGGGGAAGCGATTAGACCTCTCTTAGACTATTATGATATTGATATCGAAGACCTTATAGTTATTTATGATGACCTTGATTTGCCGACTGGAAAAATTCGATTGCGTACAAAAGGGAGCGCTGGTGGACATAACGGTATCAAATCAGCTATTCAGCATCTAGGCACACAAAATTTTAACAGGCTAAGAATGGGCATTGATCGGCCTAAAAATGGGATGCAGGTTGTTGACTATGTTTTAGGCGTATTTAGCGAAGAAGAGCGCCCAGACATTACAGAGGCAATCACGAAAGCTGCAGATGCTTGTGAAAAATGGCTCTCAACGTCTTTTTTGGAAGTCATGAATGAATTTAATCAAAAATAATATGGAGCGTATACAATCCCCTTAAGGTGATCATAATAAATGGTAAAGGTCTCTTTGAGGAGGTTTACTATGCCTATTCATTATTACTGCAGGCATTGCAAAATCCAAATGGGTGAAGTGGATAAAGATAGTATTGAATCTCAAAAGTTAGGATTCCATGTGTTAAGCGAAGAAGAAAGAATGGATATGATAAGCTATGATACAAATGGGGACATTGTAGTTCAATCGATATGTGAGGATTGTCAAGAAGCACTGGAACGAAATCCAGATTTTCATTCTTTACATACCTTCATACAATAATAAAAAAAATAGGGTAGTGGCTTTGGCAAAAACCAAAGCATTTTTCTGTTTATATATGCTCAAGTCATTTGCGCTTTTCTTACTAGGGGGGAATGATTCGTTTTGTTAGGATTACGATCGTATATTATAAAAAATGGAGAAGTAAAAACGGTTGCAAGCGGGTTCAATGAAGGACTTAAAGAACAATTAGTAGCTGGGTTATCCGGCTCAGCAAGAGCCTTGTTTATTGCAGCAATGTATATCGACACGAAACAACCGCAGCTCGTTGTCACCCATAATTTATACCAAGCTCAAAAAATATATGATGATTTAGTAGAGATTCTCGGTGAAGACGAGGTTTATTTATATCCTGTTAATGAATTAATTGCTGCGGAAATTGCAATTGCCAGTCCTGAGTTAAAGGGACAGCGCATCGATGCTTTAAATCATTGGTGTTCACGAAAAAACGGTATTTTAATTGCGCCTGTTGCAGGGCTTCGGAGAGTTTTACCACCGTTAGAAATATGGAAAAAAAGCCAGATTTATTTAGAGGTTGGTAAAGAACTAAACATAGAATCGTTCTTACTAACGCTTGTCAAAATGGGCTATGAGCGTGCGTCAATGGTGTCGACGCCGGGTGAATTTAGTATTCGTGGTGGGATTATTGATATTTACCCATTGACTGAAGAACGACCGCTTCGGATTGAGCTGTTTGATACGGAAATTGATTCGATTCGTTATTTTGATATTGAAGACCAACGCTCACTGCAAACGGTTAAGGAAATAGCGCTAGGCCCTGCAACGGAAGTGATTTTGTTTGACGAACATTTTGCTAAAGGTGCTGAACTATTAGAGCAGGGGCTTGCAAAAAGCTTGAAAAAAGTATCAGACCGCGCCGCAAAAGAAGCGCTTTCCGAAAATATTGCGTATGAAATTGAGCAATTAAAAAGATGCCAGCCGTTTCCAGAAATGTACAAGTATATGGCGTTATATTATGAAAGTCCTGCTAGTTTACTAGATTATTTACCGGAAAATGGAATTGTTGTTATGGATGAAATTAGCCGGATTCAAGAGATATCACAAAGTCTTGATAAGGAAGAGGCTGAATGGCAAATATCGCTTATCCAAGCAGGGAATTTTATTGTTGACTTATCCATTCATCATCATTTTCACGATTTATTAGAAAAGGCAAGACATCCGTTACTCTATTTATCTCTTTTTCTACGGCATGTACCACATACACATCCTGAAAATATTATTAATTTTACTTGTAAAACAATGCAAAGCTTTCATGGACAAATGGACTTGTTAAAAGGCGAGTTAGAGAGATGGAAAAAAGGGAATTATGCTGTTGTTTTTCTAGCTGCTAATGATGAGCG
Protein-coding regions in this window:
- a CDS encoding anti-sigma-F factor Fin family protein, which encodes MPIHYYCRHCKIQMGEVDKDSIESQKLGFHVLSEEERMDMISYDTNGDIVVQSICEDCQEALERNPDFHSLHTFIQ
- the spoVG gene encoding septation regulator SpoVG gives rise to the protein MEVTDVRLRRVNTEGRMRAIASITLDHEFVVHDIRVIDGNNGLFVAMPSKRTPDGEFRDIAHPINSSTRGKIQDAVLAEYHRLGELNEVEYEEAGAS
- a CDS encoding aminoacyl-tRNA hydrolase, with translation MKYIVGLGNPGKNYEKTRHNVGFMVIDELCRRWNLPLNKEKFKGIYGMGTINGEKVILLKPLTYMNLSGEAIRPLLDYYDIDIEDLIVIYDDLDLPTGKIRLRTKGSAGGHNGIKSAIQHLGTQNFNRLRMGIDRPKNGMQVVDYVLGVFSEEERPDITEAITKAADACEKWLSTSFLEVMNEFNQK
- a CDS encoding 50S ribosomal protein L25/general stress protein Ctc, producing MKREDFKKSALTTLRRGGKIPAVVYGKNKPTKHIYFDSLEFMKTMRKSGRNGIIQLKVENDNPESVMLHDVQINPLNGEVVHADFFIVNMASEIDVEVIVNLIGDAQGIKDGGTLQQPLYKVSVRCLPGDIPEKIDIDITQYNIGDVITVRDIKIDGKYEIIDDGDTVIASILAPKVEDEVGSGEVQDEGGAKDIDENSNTEVEK
- a CDS encoding RidA family protein; amino-acid sequence: MKAVQTENAPAAIGPYSQGIIVNNLFYSSGQIPLTPAGVVVTGDIEAQTHQVFANLKAVLAEAGASLDTVIKTTVFIKDMNDFARLNEVYAEYFKNHKPARSCVEVARLPKDALVEIEVVALVK
- a CDS encoding ribose-phosphate diphosphokinase codes for the protein MPNQYLDPNLKVFTLNSNPRLAYEIVEHIGIEMGKCSVSRFSDGEVQINIDESIRGCDVYVVQPTSAPVNEHLMEVLIMIDALKRASAKTINVVMPYYGYARQDRKARAREPITSKLVANLLETAGASRVILLDLHAPQIQGFFDIQVDHLQAVPILTEYFQAKNLEDIVVVSPDHGGVTRARRMADRLKAPIAIIDKRRPRPNVAEIMNIVGNIEGKTAILIDDIIDTAGTITLAANALVDHGAKEVYACCSHPVLSGPAMDRIMNSKIKELVVTNTIAIPEEKMIPKLVQLSVAPLISEAIIRVHEEQSVSTLFD
- a CDS encoding 4-(cytidine 5'-diphospho)-2-C-methyl-D-erythritol kinase, which encodes MGNRILAKAPAKINLSLDVLHKRDDGYHEVNMIMTTIDLADWIELEELPEDKISILSQNRFVPDDERNLAYQAAMLLKERFTVKNGVSISISKVIPVAAGLAGGSSDAAATLRGLNQLWGLGLTLDELAELGAEIGSDVSFCVYGGTAIASGRGEKIEHIAPPPPCWVILAKPTIGVSTAEVYRNLKLDQVEHPDLDAMVKAIQNHDFKGICKNVGNVLESVTLKLHPEVSHIKAQMQRFGADAVLMSGSGPTVYGLVQYQSRLQRIYNGLRGFCDQVYAVRMLGHRNER
- the glmU gene encoding bifunctional UDP-N-acetylglucosamine diphosphorylase/glucosamine-1-phosphate N-acetyltransferase GlmU — its product is MNRYAVILAAGQGTRMKSKLYKVLHPVCGKPMVEHVIDHVAKLNMKKIVTVIGHGAEKVKQYLGEKCEYVLQEEQLGTAHAVRQADSLLSDKEGTTLVICGDTPLITPDTMKALFEHHTKTNAKATILTAYSDNPTGYGRIIRGESGLVEKIVEHKDANESELKVKEINTGTYCFDNLSLFQALKEVKNDNVQGEYYLPDVIEILKNKGETISAYQTDDMEETLGVNDRIALSEAENIMKRRLNTFHMKNGVTIIDPANTYISAEAIIGSDTVIYPGTVIKGKTIIGADCTIGPNSEIDNCNIGERTVVRHSAAYDSEIGNDVNIGPFAHIRPQSTLHDEVKIGNFVEVKKSILGIGSKVSHLSYIGDAEVGKDVNIGCGSITVNYDGEKKHITKIEDGVFVGCNTNLVAPVTVGKDSFIAAGSTITEDVPESSLSIARARQVNKIGYIENKKNNK
- the purR gene encoding pur operon repressor; the protein is MKIRRSGRLVDMTSYLLDHPRHLVSLSFFADRYGAAKSSISEDLAIIKQTFEEQGIGSLHTVPGAAGGVKYIPHASETEAHQFIGMLQEQIAESDRLLPGGYLYLNDLLGNPRIVNKIGRLFASVFANRKIDVVMTVATKGISIAYAVASYLDVPVVIVRRDSKVTEGSTVSINYVSGSTKRIQNMVLSRRSLAEGSHVLIVDDFMKAGGTINGMISMLEEFNATVAGIGVLVEAEDTEERLVDEYISLIRLSKVNVKEKQIEVEEGNYFKFAKPLSIEM